The Haloarcula halophila nucleotide sequence TGGCTGCGTGTCGGATTCATCCATGGCGTCATGAATACGGACAACATGAGTATCAATGGAGAAACATTTGACTACGGACCATGTGCCTTCATGAATTACTATGATGAGGAGACGGTCTTCAGCTCGATCGACAAGCACGGCCGATATGCATTCGGAAATCAGCGACCCATCTTGCGGTGGAATCTTGAACGATTTGCAGAGGCACTCCAACCGCTGTGTACGCAATCAGCGCTCACATATGATGAACTCGAAGGCAAACTGGACGAATTTGAGGATCGCTTTGATGCGCAATACTACACGATGATGCGGAAGAAACTGGGAATCAACTCAGATGGTGAGGACAGACTCGTCGATGAATTCATAGAGTGGCTTCGCAAATCGAACGCAGACTATACCAATACCTTCCTCGAATTAGAAACGCCAGGTACATTTGATTATCCGGTGTTTGCAACCGAGGAATTCGAACAGTTGAGGAATAAGTTGGCTGCTGTCGGCCTAGATGAGAAGTTGATGCAGGAAGCCAATCCGCGGTATATCCCCCGCAACTACCTAGTTGAAGTGGCACTGGGAGAGTATCTCGAAACTGGGGATCTATCCAAATTTAAGGAGCTATTGACCGTGTTGGAAAATCCCTATACATCGAAGGATATGGGTTCACAATTCAAGCAACCACCGCCGCGAGAATTTGATTCAGAGTATACAACGTACTGTAATACGTGAGCGGATATTACCAAAATGAGCATAGTCATCAATTTTAACAGCGTCAGTCGTCCTTTGGCTCACCCCCGTCGGTCAACGCGGACTTCTCCTCGTCCTCGCCGCCGTCGGTGATGGCCGTCTCCAGCTTGCGGTCGAACCAGGTCCACTCCTTGTTGAGCATCCCGTCGCGTTCGAGGTCCCACGGGTCGCCGTCCTCGACTTTTGGCCCCTCCAACCAGGACTGGAGAAGGTTCCAGACGAATATAAGCTGGCCGGCTAGTAGAATGAACGCGCCGACAGTGGCCAGTTGGTGGAACGTCGAGACCTGTGCCAGCGGCGCGATTGCGCCGTCGAGCTGGTAGGTCGCATACCGGCGGGGCATACCCAGATAACCGAGTGCCAGCATCGCGAAGAACGTGAGGTTAGTCCCAACCATCGAGAGCCAGAAGTGGGCTTTCCCGAGCGTCCGCTGGTACATTCGGCCGGTAAAGATGGGAAACCAGTAATAGATGCCCGCAAATATACCGAAAGCGAGTGCCCCCATTAGAACATAGTGGAAGTGGCCGACCACATAGTAGGTGTCGTGCAGAATGAGATCGATGGGTACCGAGGCGAGGAAGACACCGGTGACACCGCCGATGATGAAGTTCGAGACGAAGCCGATACAGAACAGCATTGGCGTGGCCAGTCGCAGGCGGCCGTTCCACATCGTCGTAATCCAATTGAACGTTTTCACTGCGCTCGGGATGGATATCGCAATCGAGACGGCCATAAACGAGGCCCGCAAGCGTGGGTCCATTCCGGTCGAGAACATGTGATGGGCCCATACGCCAAAGGAGAGGACGCCGATAGCCAGCGTCGAGTAGACGACGAACTTGAACCCGAACAGCTTTCGACCAGCGAACTTCGGTAGGATAAGACTCACCAGTCCCATCGGCGGGAGCACCAGAATATACACCTCGGGGTGGCCGAAGAACCAGAACAGGTGTTGCCACAACAGCGGACCACCGCCCTCGACAGCGAAGAACGTCGTCGAGAGGTTGCGGTCCATGAGCAACATCACGAGAGCGCTGCCCAGCAACGGAAATGAAAAGAGGATGAGCGCCGACTGGGTGAGAACAGTCCACGAGAACATATCGAGGTTTGCCCAGTTGACGTCCTCGCCGCGCTCGGTAAAGACAGTCACAATGAAGTTGATGGCTCCCAACGTCGTCGCGACTCCGGAGAGGTGCAGGCCAAGCAACATCAGGTCGACGCCGGGGTTGGCCTGCTCGACCGACAGCGGCGTGTACATCGTCCAGGCGGTCTGGGCCGGCTCGATCATGTTCTCGGTGACCGGTGCGAGGAAGAAGCCGGCCCAGATGAGCAGGGCCGCCGGCGGTAGCAACCAGAAGGCGATGGCGTTGATCCGCGGGAACGCCATGTCGTCGGCCCCGATCAGCAGCGGGATGAAGTAGTTCGCGAAGGCCGCGATGATCGGCGTCCCGAACAGGAACAGCATCGTGATGCCGTGGCTGTAAGTATAGAATTGTACGCGCTCGGTCCAAGAATCGCTCCCCCCGGAACGATGAGCTGGATGCGGATGAGCATCGCCATGATACCTCCGACCGCGAAGGCGATGATGGCGTACAGCCCGTACAGCAGTCCGATGTCTTTGTGATCGACGGTCGTCAGCCAGCGAATTAGCCCAGTGGGTTTCTCGCGGTTGCGGACGACGGCGTCTTTACCGGTCGCTGTTCCACCGCCGGCCAGTGGCGTATACGACCGCCAGTTCTCGATACGCGTGAGTACTGCGGTAATGCCGACGAGGAGGACAGCCATCAGCCCTGTCAGCACTAGATCTCCTACAGCCATTATATGACAAAATAGCACTCTGATTGTATTCTTCTGCAGGTTATCCGTATAACACCTTTATATGGGGTTGCAAAAATTTTGTGCGGTTCTGGTCCTTCCGAACGTGACCACTGATTTCAAAAACCGCATTTATATGAGATAAATTATAATATTTTCGGCCTATCACAATCGGTCAACAGCATCGTTAGGAATGCCAGGACTTGTTCGGTCGCTTCCCCTAGACGACAGCGGAAATCACCACCTTACTTGTCGGACCAGACTAACACTGCGACAATCCCGGCTACCAGAACAATAACATAAGTTACCGTTACGTATCGGGAAATAGGTTCGCAGCTAGACAATAAAATGGCAAATTAAAACCAATGACCGATATTAAAGCCGACATACGGGTCGAGCATCCCGACATAGTGTGTACGAAGTCGGTCACGTACGACCAAAGTTCGAAAGTGATGTCGGTCTCAGAGGCGGGAACTGACCCAACATCTAGAACCTTCTATTACTACATCGAATCGTCCGACTTCCACCTGCTCGAAGAGGGATTACGGAATGATAATACCGTTGCTGAATTCGAACGGGTCATCGAAACCAGAGATCAGGAGGCGATATATTGCGTCGAATACAGTGGCGAAGGGATACTTTTCTCACCGGTGATTTCAGACGCGAATGGTGTTATCCTCAATAAGAAAAATAATGGAAGCGCTTGGCTGTTCACAATCTGGCTGACAGAACGAGCAGACCTGCATCAGATCTGGGACTACGCCCAAGAGAACGACATTGACATCGAGTTACTTCGCGTGAACGAATACGCGAGTTTAGGAAATACGGACGCTGGATTGACCGATAGCCAACGGGAAGCACTCCTCGTCGCACTCGAAACAGGGTATTTCGAAGAACCACGGAACGCAACACTCGACGAAGTCGCCGCTGAGTTGGATATCTCGCAACCTGCAGCGGGTGGTCTCCTCCGACGTGGAATCAGGCGACTCATCATATCGTCCCTGCTAGCTGAGAGCAAAGCTCCAGAGTAACTACGAATCTGACGCCAGTATACTGTGAGGGTTGATGACTGGGTTCTTTCGCGCTGACTATGTGCCCTGGATCTTGCACGACTACCGGAACAGCTCTTGAAGCTGGCACAATCGATACACGAATCACTATGAGTAGCTGGCCGGTCCAAAAATCCAAAATCAACTCTTTAGGAACTGTCCGTTGGCTCTGTGTCTATGTAGTCAACTTTTACTCATACGTCTCACCTACTCAGAGTTGGCAGGTCTCTCCAGGGAATTAGTCGTGCTTCTCCCAGCATGCAAGTAGATGCGACCGGCTAAACACCATTGGCCGGCAATCAGTTCTAATGTCGATTACTTCAGAGGTTATACTCATCGGAGTTGTTTTCTGGATTTGAGGGCCCTGTTTATATCTCGTCCAGTCATACCACTCATATGGCAGAGGGATTGCATCGAAAGCTTGTCGAAGAGTTCTCCGATATTGCGACGATTATCGATTCAGACGGGACGATTACGTATGTGAGTCCCTCGGTCACCCGGATGCTCGGATATGAGCCAGAGGAACTAGTCGGTGAGGTCGGCTACGAATATCAGCATCCGGACGACCGTGACGCTGTTGCCGACGCCATTGAGAGAATCCAGACAAATCCCGACGACACCCAGATAATCGAGACACGGTTTCGTCGTGCCGATGGCTCGTGGTGTTGGATCGAGGCGACACTACAAAACCGACTCGACGATCCTGATATCAATGGAATCCTCGTGAATAGCCGTGACATCTCCAAGCGAAAACGGAAGGAACACCAACATCAGGCGCTTGCCAAAGAGTACAAAACACTCCTTGAGAACGTCGATGACAGTATTTTCTTCATAAACGTCGAGTCAGCGGATGCGAAGTACGTGTTCCGCTTTGAACGTTTGAACCGTGCCTACGAGGAACAAACCGAGATTTCGACCGATGAAGTCCGGGGAAAGACTCCAACCGACGTGTTCGGTGAAGACCTCGGGACAGACCTCCAAGCAAACTATCATCGGTGTGCCCGAACTCAGGAACCGATCTCGTATGAGGAGGAGGTTCCAGTCGAGACGGGCGCACGGTTTTGGCAAACGGTTCTCACACCAGTTCTTACCAACGGCGAAGTGACCCAGATTATCGGTATCACACGGAACATCACAGAGCGGGTCAAACAGGAGCGACAGCTCCAGAGCCAAAAGGAGCAACTTGACGAGTTCGCAAGCGTAGTGTCACACGATCTGCGGAATCCACTCAGTGTCGCACAGGGTCGGTCAGAACTCCTCGCAAACGACTGCGACAGCGACCATCTCCCTCCCATCAGCAGATCACTTGACCGGATGGAAGAAATCATCGCTGATACGCTCACACTTGCCAGACAGGGCCAAGTTGTCTCAGATCAAGAGCCGATAGATTTAGTCAATTTAGTCGGAAAGTGCTGGAAGAACGTACGATCAGATGAGGCTACCATCGAGATTGAAGACAAAGTCATGATCACTGGTGATCCGGGTCGACTCCAACACATATTCGAGAACCTCTTTCGGAACGCAATTGAACACGGCGGGACGGACGTGACTGTCCGAGTCGGCCAAATCGATACACACGGAATTTACGTCGAAGACACTGGTTCAGGGATTCCGGAAGACGCCCGTGAGGCAGTGTTTGATGCTGGGCATACCTCGGCAAGTGGCGGAACCGGGTTTGGGTTGACAATCGTCAAACGGATCGCAGAGGCCCACGGCTGGAAGGTTAAGATCGTCGAGGGGATTGATGGTGGAGCCCGATTTGAGTTCACTGATATCGATATCGATCAGTGACAAATACGCAGCCACACTGAGAAGGTGGTTCATCCCAACAGTGCTGAAATCAATTCTCTGGATTCTGTCTTTTCGGTCCGTATCGTCGTATTGTGCTTGCGGGCCCAAGCCAATCAGAGGTGGCAGCTCTCAGTTGGAATAGAATACCTGGTCGTGATTATCTCAGCATGCTCGACCGAGCAGACCGACGGTCAGTACAGTGAGTGCGAGTTGCGTCAGGTTGTGTTGTTCGGGTCGAGCGCGTAGTAGACGACAGTCATTGAGACGCCCATCGCGATCGGGCCGAAACTTCCATTCCCCGGCAGCAAGCTTCTGACAGCGAATACGGCCACCGCGGAGATGAGGCCGACGAGCAGAGCGTACGAGAGCCGCGAGAGACCCCGTACTCGGTTGTCAAGTCTACGGTACAGATGTTGGAGGGCATCCATACGCTCGAATACCGTCAGCGGAGGGATACCTCTTTTTGTTAAACACGCATACCCACGGAACAACTGGTTCATCCCACAGTGCTGAAATCAGCTCTGTGAGAACTGTCTAGTGACTCCGTCTCTGTGGATTCGATTTGCCCCGTCGACCCCGTATTCACGGTGCCAGCTCTCTCCAGGAAAACTGGTCGTTGTGCTGGAGGTGCGCTCGGACGTGAAGCACGCGACGACGGTCCATACACGCTCCAACCGGGAGCCACAGAGCCACAAGAGCCCGTCGGCATGACTGTCTTTTTGTCGACGGGCTAATAATGAGTGCATAGATGCCGGGTGAGATACTCGTCGTCGACGACGACGAAACGATCAGGCGGCTCGTCTCCCACCGGCTCGAAGCGGCGGGCTACGACGTGCGGACCTGCGAGGACGGCCGCGAAGCGGCCGACCTGTTGGGGACCGACTACCGGCCTGACCTCGTCGTGATGGACGTGATGATGCCCCGCCTCGACGGAACGCGGTTGGCCCGGATGGTCCGCAAGGGAGAACTCGCGGTCCCGACGGACCTGCCGATCGTGATGCTCACTTCCCGTGGCCGGGAGGAACACGTCCTCGAAGGATTCGACGCGGGCGTCGACGACTACGTGACGAAACCGTTCCGGAGCGCGGAGCTCGTCGCCAGAGTCCGGAGGCAGATGGATGGTTGAGCCGGTCGTGCTCCAGACGGGCGACGTGGTCGCGTTCGGCTACACGGTCCCGTTGACTGTCGTCGTGGTCATGCTGGCACTCGTGATCGCGCTTGCGCTGGCGGTTTCGATGTTTCTGACGGTTGGGCTCTCGGTGTACCACTCGGTACAGGACACCCAGCGCGAGCGGGTCAAACCGGACTTGCGCGAGGAACTACTGAGCCGGCTGTTCAGTCAGGACCCGGACTGGGAAGCACTCGTCGCGGACTGTTCACGCACCGAACGGCGCGTCCTCGAATCCCTGCTCGACGAACACCTCCGGGAACTCGACGGCAGCGATGCCGACCGGCTCAGAGAGTTGGGCGACGCCCTCGGGATTCCCGACCGGGCTCGACGCCGGCTCGGGAGCGGGAACGAGTACCGACGGCTCCACGCGCTGACGTGGCTGACACTGCTCCGGCGGCCGGAGCCGTACGTCGAGTCCTCGTTCGAGCCCGAGACCCCGCGTGAGCGGGCCGCGGCGGTTACACTTTTGCAGGCGTGTGACCGGCTCCCCGACGCGGAGACGGGGGTATCACTCCTGCTCGACGGCGCGAACGAGCAGTTCAGCGTATTCGGTCAGGACACCCTCTACCGTGTCGCACGTAGCGACCCGGAGCCGCTGTTGGCCCGCGCGAGCAGCCACTATCGCGACTGGCCCGAGCCGCTGCTCGCACAGGTACTGGCGGTCTGTTCGCAGTTGGAGACCAGCGTCGGCGACCGGAGCTTAGAGTGGGTGACCGCCGCCCTGGAGACCGAAAACGAGGCGATCCGGGCGGCGGCCGCTGACACACTGGGTAGTTTCGGCTGGCGGGCATCGCTCCGCGACCAGCTATTCCTCGAACG carries:
- a CDS encoding protein adenylyltransferase SelO, which codes for MTFSFDTTYKNLDSDLYSRVTPKSIANPEILLLNDGLCADLGLDTAKLNAKILAGQDLLEESIAQAYAGHQYGSFTVLGDGRAMILGEHVNDGNRYDIQLKGAGRTPYSGRGDGNATVSSMLREYLYSYAMQNLKIKTSRSLAVVETDEAVERRQTEPGAILVRVMNSHIRYGTFQYVAGQASDELQRFTDYVINRHYPQLNAKDRTYLAFFDAVMQSSIEMVVDWLRVGFIHGVMNTDNMSINGETFDYGPCAFMNYYDEETVFSSIDKHGRYAFGNQRPILRWNLERFAEALQPLCTQSALTYDELEGKLDEFEDRFDAQYYTMMRKKLGINSDGEDRLVDEFIEWLRKSNADYTNTFLELETPGTFDYPVFATEEFEQLRNKLAAVGLDEKLMQEANPRYIPRNYLVEVALGEYLETGDLSKFKELLTVLENPYTSKDMGSQFKQPPPREFDSEYTTYCNT
- a CDS encoding helix-turn-helix domain-containing protein; this translates as MTDIKADIRVEHPDIVCTKSVTYDQSSKVMSVSEAGTDPTSRTFYYYIESSDFHLLEEGLRNDNTVAEFERVIETRDQEAIYCVEYSGEGILFSPVISDANGVILNKKNNGSAWLFTIWLTERADLHQIWDYAQENDIDIELLRVNEYASLGNTDAGLTDSQREALLVALETGYFEEPRNATLDEVAAELDISQPAAGGLLRRGIRRLIISSLLAESKAPE
- a CDS encoding PAS domain-containing sensor histidine kinase; protein product: MAEGLHRKLVEEFSDIATIIDSDGTITYVSPSVTRMLGYEPEELVGEVGYEYQHPDDRDAVADAIERIQTNPDDTQIIETRFRRADGSWCWIEATLQNRLDDPDINGILVNSRDISKRKRKEHQHQALAKEYKTLLENVDDSIFFINVESADAKYVFRFERLNRAYEEQTEISTDEVRGKTPTDVFGEDLGTDLQANYHRCARTQEPISYEEEVPVETGARFWQTVLTPVLTNGEVTQIIGITRNITERVKQERQLQSQKEQLDEFASVVSHDLRNPLSVAQGRSELLANDCDSDHLPPISRSLDRMEEIIADTLTLARQGQVVSDQEPIDLVNLVGKCWKNVRSDEATIEIEDKVMITGDPGRLQHIFENLFRNAIEHGGTDVTVRVGQIDTHGIYVEDTGSGIPEDAREAVFDAGHTSASGGTGFGLTIVKRIAEAHGWKVKIVEGIDGGARFEFTDIDIDQ
- a CDS encoding response regulator transcription factor, which encodes MPGEILVVDDDETIRRLVSHRLEAAGYDVRTCEDGREAADLLGTDYRPDLVVMDVMMPRLDGTRLARMVRKGELAVPTDLPIVMLTSRGREEHVLEGFDAGVDDYVTKPFRSAELVARVRRQMDG
- a CDS encoding HEAT repeat domain-containing protein, with product MVEPVVLQTGDVVAFGYTVPLTVVVVMLALVIALALAVSMFLTVGLSVYHSVQDTQRERVKPDLREELLSRLFSQDPDWEALVADCSRTERRVLESLLDEHLRELDGSDADRLRELGDALGIPDRARRRLGSGNEYRRLHALTWLTLLRRPEPYVESSFEPETPRERAAAVTLLQACDRLPDAETGVSLLLDGANEQFSVFGQDTLYRVARSDPEPLLARASSHYRDWPEPLLAQVLAVCSQLETSVGDRSLEWVTAALETENEAIRAAAADTLGSFGWRASLRDQLFLERATDDPSPRVRAAVYEMLASWGDREAITVLLFALVEETDPRALTLGTTALVGRRDHVDHDTAAVLGPAWDWSFEHSEYDRIAGRVTAGTVRG